The Echinicola jeungdonensis genome segment ATCTTTAAACCTTTATTTACAAGCCTTTTGACTTCTTCATCGTTGTGCACGATATCACCAAGGCAATAAAGATGTCCTTCCTGATCCAGGATTTCCTCGGCCATTTCAATGGCATAAACCACGCCGAAGCAAAATCCGGAATGGGAATCAATATGTACATCGAGCTGTAACATAATTACTTAACCAATCTGATGGGAAATAGTTTCCAGGTTTTTATTCCTTCATAGAAAGAAATATTCATAAGCATCAAACCCATAGAATAGACAAAATCCTCAATAGGAATGGTAAAGACCCGGATGCCCAGAACTTCTTTTGGATTGTATATTACTACAGGTTCAACGCTAAAAGCCCCTGTAAGTGCACCATTTACCAATAAAAAGGGAATCAGATGAATCAGGTAAAAAACAAAGAAAAGGCCCAAATGCTTTTTCTTAAACATTAAATAATGCCCCATCAAAATTATTGCGCAGGTAAGAAAATTGACCCTTGTGTATAACTTGTCCCAATTGAAAACTGCTATTACAATAAGGAGCAAAGCCAAAGTCCAAGTGATTTCTTTAACCCAATTCCTGAATGGATCCCTTGGCCAATAATACCGCATCACTTCATAGATAAATAAGGTCGAAAAGGGAATCACCACAAAAAACAAACATTCTTCCAAAGGCAAATTCCCCCATTGTTTACCTATAAGGTACTGCTCATTAAATGACCATACTTCCAAATAGGTAAACCATTGATCCCATCCAATAAAGAAAAACGTAGTGATGAAAATGGCAGGGAAAAGTGCAAACCATTTTTTATAATATTGGATTTTGGACTCAAATGACCAGGCTAATGGAAACATGAGCGTCAATAGGATAAGCAGTAAATAATAGTATTGGTCCATTTTTACTTTATTCAAATCCCAATTTACTTTCAAAATAAATACTGACCAGCAGGGAAAGTTTCCTGAGATTGGGCACCCTGATCCGTCTTTGGGTAATGGTCCGGGAATCCAGGTTTTTTATTTTCCGGAACAGCTGACGGTAATATAAGTATGCTATTTTAACACCTGTCTTGGCACCTGCCGGCAATTGCTTGATTCCCTCCCAGGCGGCATCAAAATCCTTTTCAATGCTTGCTTCTATTTTCTTTTTTGCGCTATTGTTAAATGTTGGATAATCCACTCCGGGAAAATATACCCTTCCCCTTTCTTCAAAATCACTTTTTATATCCCTAAGGAAATTTACCTTTTGGAAAGCCGAACCCAGTTTACAGGCAGGGGCTTTAAGATGTTCATATTGTTCCGAATCTCCCTCACAAAAAACTTTGAGGCACATCAAACCGACCACCTCGGCAGACCCATAAATATATT includes the following:
- a CDS encoding phytoene/squalene synthase family protein — encoded protein: MDAIKLFNDTSLACSKLITQSYSTSFSLGIKIMDPKFHPGIYGIYGFVRFADEIVDTFHHKNKKELLEHFKEETYKAIENKISLNPVLHAFQMVVHRYQIEDELIDAFLNSMAMDLDFTTYSDVRYEEYIYGSAEVVGLMCLKVFCEGDSEQYEHLKAPACKLGSAFQKVNFLRDIKSDFEERGRVYFPGVDYPTFNNSAKKKIEASIEKDFDAAWEGIKQLPAGAKTGVKIAYLYYRQLFRKIKNLDSRTITQRRIRVPNLRKLSLLVSIYFESKLGFE
- a CDS encoding lycopene cyclase domain-containing protein, with translation MNKVKMDQYYYLLLILLTLMFPLAWSFESKIQYYKKWFALFPAIFITTFFFIGWDQWFTYLEVWSFNEQYLIGKQWGNLPLEECLFFVVIPFSTLFIYEVMRYYWPRDPFRNWVKEITWTLALLLIVIAVFNWDKLYTRVNFLTCAIILMGHYLMFKKKHLGLFFVFYLIHLIPFLLVNGALTGAFSVEPVVIYNPKEVLGIRVFTIPIEDFVYSMGLMLMNISFYEGIKTWKLFPIRLVK